Genomic window (Daucus carota subsp. sativus chromosome 5, DH1 v3.0, whole genome shotgun sequence):
ataaaatattatacatattgtgagaataaagcacattgttggagttcaattTGGTAAaacatgtcctaaatcactaggacataatattttatattatatttaggttttcactaggacactgttggacttgctgtCAGCATACTCCACATCTCGGACTCGGAGGCATTACAATTTACtgttataacaaaaaaaaataaaatcgagTGCTGTAGAAATAAAAAGTCTACTCTTCGACGCGAAGCAAACTCCCCCAGCTCTCAACAATCTCCAGGTTCTTTCTCTCATCTCatgtatatacatacacacacgtATACGTACTTACTTGCAGATCATCACCTTAATTTTGTGTTCCCCCGATTATCTCGCATGCTAGTAATTTCTCTGATTTGATCTGCAATTTTCAtcattattttatcattttatatgCTCTTTGCTCTGAATCGATTGTTTGATTTTGTGTTCTTTTCGCCTTTAGAATTGCTAAATTTGAATATGTCTTGATTTTATATCGAGTAGAGTATCATTGCTGTGAATTTCGAGTCGGAGATGAATCGGATACGGTTTATGTTCGGTTTTTAGGCGAATTGAACTGTTTTAGTAGGATTTAAGCCTTTTTACGAGAATTCAAGTGTTATTGGAGTTCAGTGTTTGTATTAGTTGATTTAGGGTTTCGTGATTTGTCTTTGATGATATGTTGCTGTTTAATTTGGTTTTTTGATTATACTGATTTTAGGAGTTGACGTGAGAATACATTGTTACTTGTGTTGGATGAGTTGAAGCGGGTTTGATTTTTAAGATTGATTGCttgtgtttttgttttaattgatttgatattttttatactaatttttgttgttttttgttttatgtATAGAGAGTTAAGTGTTGGAAATTTGTTAGGAGATGAATCCGAGAGGGTTGATTTACAGCTTTGTTGCGAAAGGGACTGTTGTACTAGCAGAACACACACCTTATTCCGGGAACTTTAGTACCATTGCAGTTCAGTGTTTGCAGAAGTTGCCGTCTGGTAGCAGCAAGTACACTTACTCTTGTGATGGTCATACCTTCAATTTTCTAATCGACACTGGCTTTGGTATTGGTTTTTTGTCTGGATTTCGTATTTTGTTATTGTAATGCATTGCTTTTAAGAATTGGGAATGAATATGCTGTTTTGGTGATGCAGTTTTCCTTGTGGTTGCTGATGAATCAACTGGGCGAAGTGTTCCTTTTGTATTCCTCGAGAGAGTGAAGGATGACTTTAAGAAACAGTATGGTGCGAGTATTAATAGTGATAGCTCTCACCCACTCGAAGATGATGACGATGAAGATGATTACTTGTTTCAAGATCGGTTTAGCATTGCTTATAATCTTGATAGGGAATTCGGGTTTGTTTACATCAACCTTTTTGACTTGAGATTCCTGAtatcattgtatatattatGAACAATTGAACATCATACATTTTTTTGTGGGTATAGGCCGAGGTTGAAGGATCACATGGAATATTGTATGAACCACCCTGATGAAATGAGCAAGCTGTCAAAATTGAAGGCTCAAATAACTGAAGTAAAGGGGATAATGATGGACAACATTGAGAAGGTATATGTTACTTATATTAGCTTACAAGATTGGTATATGAATGACAGAACGAGTACTTGATACCTAGCTATATTATCAGTAGAATTAATATCAGAGTTCGTGCATAATGTAATAGGATGGGCCTTTGAACCTTGGATCGAATCATAAAATAAGCTTTAAAACCGCACATGTAGTTCTACGAAATTCGAGATTAGCTTTCATTTGGTAATACTGATCTTTGGCTCAACTTAGTAATTTTTAGGGTAATGCCGTAAAATTTAACTTATCATGGGTATTACTGTAGGCTCCTTATATAtactattgtaatttgtaaataattatttgCCGTCTTGAAGATATACATTGATTTGTTATTTATGAATGTTTATCTTCTGTAATCATGGTCTAAAGGCAGCTGCTCACTGTGCGTAACTTAAACTATGACCGTACTTTGTAGTTTGTTCCATAGCACAAGTTTCCTTTTCTGAACTACTTTTCCCTCTTTGCCAACCGATTCTTCTAAAGATCTCTCGACCAAACAGCCCCTTTATCTGCTGTTCACTCAAATTCCTCCTCCCAAGAAGCCTCCATCTTATAGCACTTGGTTTGATTTACACAACCGCAACTAGATATTTGACATACAGAGGACCAAAATAGCAGAAATAGTACTATTTCTCTTTAAGTAAAAATTCAATGGCGTGAACACATAGAATACATCAGCTTGAAGCGTTGACAGTAGTCACTATTAGAGCTGCAGTGCAGCTGTCTAACAGTAATAGATCAATTACTTTTATGTGGAAATTTGGAAGATGACCAACCATGTCAACGACCACATAATATTTTCAGAACTGCTATGTATTAATATATAGCTGTGAAGGTAAAATAAGGAAGTGCCAAACCTTAAGGTTCATGATCCGAGAGGAGATAATTatgcaaatatatatcttggttggatatataatatgattagcTGCTACAGATATAAGGCTAGCTGAAGAAAATTTTGAGGGATAGCATGCATTTTTGGGGGCAAAGAAGAGACAAGCTAGTTGaaagatgaatttttttttatgtataaccACTTAATACATGGAACGAAGTTGTTCATAATTCATTCACATAAGCTGTAGCAGATAGCGTGTTGCCAAGTACAATAGCAAGTTTGGTTGTTTCTCTGGATGTCCTAATATTACTGAGGATCAAGATACTTTAGTCGCTGTATAGGATGATTAGAAATTATGACAATGGGAAGTATTACGATTAGAAATTATGACAATGGGAAGTATTACGATTAGAAATTATGACAATTGAAGTACTACTAAGCTATAGTGGACGGGATGGAATGAATTCTGAGTACCATTTAATTTTTTGGCAAACTACTGGATAAGTTTATATCCATCTATATGCTTGTATAGCTACATTAACATATAATACacttattaatatatgttctggtatccatatatgtatatatgtgtgtttataCAAGCGACTGTAAGTGAGTTTGCTCCGATCTTAAACTAGGATCCTATGCCTTGTTGCA
Coding sequences:
- the LOC108223760 gene encoding vesicle-associated membrane protein 727, whose product is MNPRGLIYSFVAKGTVVLAEHTPYSGNFSTIAVQCLQKLPSGSSKYTYSCDGHTFNFLIDTGFVFLVVADESTGRSVPFVFLERVKDDFKKQYGASINSDSSHPLEDDDDEDDYLFQDRFSIAYNLDREFGPRLKDHMEYCMNHPDEMSKLSKLKAQITEVKGIMMDNIEKVLDRGEKIELLVDKTENLQFQADSFQRQGRQLRRKMWLQNLQMKLIIGGAIFVSIMVVWLFICGGFKC